One Anser cygnoides isolate HZ-2024a breed goose chromosome 6, Taihu_goose_T2T_genome, whole genome shotgun sequence genomic region harbors:
- the FIGN gene encoding fidgetin isoform X1, giving the protein MISSTSVYGLKMQWTPEHAQWPEQHFDITSTTRSPAHKVEAYRGHLQRTYQYAWANDDISALTASNLLKKYAEKYSGILEGPAERPILSNYSEAPSGLVNGRKNESEPWQPSLNSESVYPMNCVPDVITASKAGVSAALPPTDVSASIGSSPGVASNLAEPSYSSSTCGSHTVPSLHSGLPSQEYATGYNGSYLHTSYSGQPAPALPSPHPSPLHSSGLLQPPPPPPPPPALVPGYNGTSNLSSYSYPSASYPPQTAVGPGYSPGGAPPPSAYLPSGIPAPTPLPPTTVPSYSYQGHGLTPIAPSALTNTSASSLKRKAFYMAGQGEMDSSYGNYSYGQQRSTQSPMYRMPDNSISNANRGNGFDRSAETSSLAFKPTKQLMSSEQQRKFSSQSSRALTPPSYSTAKNSLGSRSSDSFGKYTSPVMNEHGDEHRQLLPHPMQGPGLRAATSSNHSVDEQLKNTDTHLIDLVTNEIINQGPPVDWNDIAGLDLVKAVIKEEVLWPVLRSDAFNGLTALPRSILLFGPRGTGKTLMGRCIASQLGATFFKITGSGLVTKWLGEGEKIVHASFLVARCRQPSVIFVSDIDMLLSSQVSEEHSPVSRMRTEFLMQLDTVLTSAEDQIVVICATSKPEEIDESLRRYFMKRLLIPLPDSTARHQIIVQLLSQHNYCLNDKEVALLVQRTEGFSGLDVAHLCQEAVVGPLHAMPATDLSAIMPSQLRPVTYQDFENAFCKIQPSISQKELDTYVEWNKMFGCSQ; this is encoded by the coding sequence GCTTGAAGATGCAGTGGACGCCGGAGCATGCCCAGTGGCCAGAACAGCACTTTGATATCACTTCCACCACCCGGTCCCCTGCCCACAAGGTGGAAGCCTACCGGGGGCACTTGCAGCGCACCTACCAGTATGCCTGGGCCAATGATGACATCTCAGCTCTCACCGCCTCCAACCTCTTGAAAAAGTATGCAGAAAAATACTCCGGTATATTGGAAGGCCCGGCCGAGCGGCCCATTCTCAGCAATTACTCTGAAGCTCCCTCGGGGCTGGTGAATGGTCGGAAGAATGAAAGCGAGCCCTGGCAGCCTTCGCTGAATTCAGAGAGTGTGTATCCCATGAACTGTGTCCCAGACGTTATCACCGCCAGCAAAGCCGGTGTAAGTGCAGCCCTCCCTCCCACAGACGTCTCAGCCAGCATCGGGAGTTCACCTGGGGTGGCCAGCAACCTGGCTGAACCCAGTTACTCCAGCAGCACCTGTGGAAGTCACACTGTTCCCAGTCTTCATTCAGGGCTCCCATCTCAGGAATATGCCACAGGATACAATGGCTCGTACTTGCATACCAGTTACAGCGGCCAGCCAGCACCTGCACTTCCGTCTCCTCATCCGTCCCCCCTGCATAGCTCGGGGCTTTTACagccaccgccaccaccaccaccaccaccagccctgGTCCCTGGCTACAACGGGACCTCTAACCTCTCCAGTTACAGCTACCCATCTGCCAGTTATCCTCCTCAAACTGCTGTTGGTCCTGGGTACAGCCCCGGGGGTGCCCCGCCACCCTCGGCATACCTGCCGTCAGGAATCCCTGCTCCaaccccgctgccccccaccACCGTCCCCAGCTACTCCTACCAGGGCCATGGTCTGACGCCCATTGCGCCATCTGCCCTGACAAACACTTCAGCCAGCTCTCTCAAAAGGAAAGCTTTCTACatggcagggcaaggagaaATGGACTCCAGTTATGGAAATTACAGCTATGGCCAACAGAGATCTACACAGAGTCCCATGTATCGAATGCCCGACAAcagcatttcaaatgcaaacagGGGGAATGGTTTTGACAGAAGTGCTGAAACATCATCCTTAGCATTTAAGCCAACAAAGCAGCTAATGTCCTctgaacagcagaggaaattCAGCAGCCAGTCCAGCAGGGCTCTAacacccccatcctatagtactgCTAAAAACTCACTGGGTTCGAGATCGAGTGACTCGTTTGGGAAGTATACCTCCCCAGTAATGAATGAGCACGGTGACGAGCACAGGCAGCTCCTTCCTCACCCAATGCAAGGCCCGGGACTTCGTGCAGCTACCTCATCCAACCACTCTGTGGACGAGCAACTGAAGAATACTGACACACACCTCATTGACCTTGTTACCAATGAGATTATCAACCAAGGACCTCCTGTGGACTGGAATGACATTGCTGGCCTAGATCTAGTAAAGGCCGTCATTAAAGAGGAGGTTTTATGGCCAGTATTGAGGTCAGATGCATTCAATGGACTGACTGCTCTACCTCGGAGCATCCTTTTATTCGGACCTCGGGGAACAGGCAAAACGTTAATGGGCAGATGTATAGCTAGTCAGCTGGGGGCCACGTTTTTCAAAATCACTGGCTCTGGCCTTGTCACAAAGTGGttaggggaaggagaaaaaattgtCCACGCCTCGTTCCTTGTGGCAAGGTGTCGCCAACCCTCGGTGATTTTTGTTAGTGACATTGAtatgcttctttcttctcaagTGAGTGAAGAACACAGTCCAGTAAGTCGGATGAGAACCGAGTTCCTTATGCAGCTGGACACTGTACTGACTTCTGCTGAGGACCAAATAGTAGTAATTTGCGCCACAAGTAAACCGGAAGAAATCGATGAATCTCTTCGAAGGTACTTCATGAAACGACTTTTAATCCCACTTCCTGACAGCACAGCGAGGCACCAGATAATAGTACAACTGCTCTCACAGCACAATTATTGTCTCAATGACAAGGAGGTTGCACTGCTTGTCCAGCGCACAGAAGGCTTTTCTGGACTAGATGTGGCTCACTTGTGTCAGGAAGCAGTGGTGGGCCCACTCCATGCCATGCCAGCCACAGACCTTTCAGCCATTATGCCCAGCCAGTTGAGGCCAGTTACATATCAAGactttgaaaatgctttctgcaaGATACAGCCTAGCATATCTCAAAAAGAGCTTGATACATATGTTGAATGGAACAAAATGTTTGGTTGCAGTCAGTGa
- the FIGN gene encoding fidgetin isoform X2, producing MQWTPEHAQWPEQHFDITSTTRSPAHKVEAYRGHLQRTYQYAWANDDISALTASNLLKKYAEKYSGILEGPAERPILSNYSEAPSGLVNGRKNESEPWQPSLNSESVYPMNCVPDVITASKAGVSAALPPTDVSASIGSSPGVASNLAEPSYSSSTCGSHTVPSLHSGLPSQEYATGYNGSYLHTSYSGQPAPALPSPHPSPLHSSGLLQPPPPPPPPPALVPGYNGTSNLSSYSYPSASYPPQTAVGPGYSPGGAPPPSAYLPSGIPAPTPLPPTTVPSYSYQGHGLTPIAPSALTNTSASSLKRKAFYMAGQGEMDSSYGNYSYGQQRSTQSPMYRMPDNSISNANRGNGFDRSAETSSLAFKPTKQLMSSEQQRKFSSQSSRALTPPSYSTAKNSLGSRSSDSFGKYTSPVMNEHGDEHRQLLPHPMQGPGLRAATSSNHSVDEQLKNTDTHLIDLVTNEIINQGPPVDWNDIAGLDLVKAVIKEEVLWPVLRSDAFNGLTALPRSILLFGPRGTGKTLMGRCIASQLGATFFKITGSGLVTKWLGEGEKIVHASFLVARCRQPSVIFVSDIDMLLSSQVSEEHSPVSRMRTEFLMQLDTVLTSAEDQIVVICATSKPEEIDESLRRYFMKRLLIPLPDSTARHQIIVQLLSQHNYCLNDKEVALLVQRTEGFSGLDVAHLCQEAVVGPLHAMPATDLSAIMPSQLRPVTYQDFENAFCKIQPSISQKELDTYVEWNKMFGCSQ from the coding sequence ATGCAGTGGACGCCGGAGCATGCCCAGTGGCCAGAACAGCACTTTGATATCACTTCCACCACCCGGTCCCCTGCCCACAAGGTGGAAGCCTACCGGGGGCACTTGCAGCGCACCTACCAGTATGCCTGGGCCAATGATGACATCTCAGCTCTCACCGCCTCCAACCTCTTGAAAAAGTATGCAGAAAAATACTCCGGTATATTGGAAGGCCCGGCCGAGCGGCCCATTCTCAGCAATTACTCTGAAGCTCCCTCGGGGCTGGTGAATGGTCGGAAGAATGAAAGCGAGCCCTGGCAGCCTTCGCTGAATTCAGAGAGTGTGTATCCCATGAACTGTGTCCCAGACGTTATCACCGCCAGCAAAGCCGGTGTAAGTGCAGCCCTCCCTCCCACAGACGTCTCAGCCAGCATCGGGAGTTCACCTGGGGTGGCCAGCAACCTGGCTGAACCCAGTTACTCCAGCAGCACCTGTGGAAGTCACACTGTTCCCAGTCTTCATTCAGGGCTCCCATCTCAGGAATATGCCACAGGATACAATGGCTCGTACTTGCATACCAGTTACAGCGGCCAGCCAGCACCTGCACTTCCGTCTCCTCATCCGTCCCCCCTGCATAGCTCGGGGCTTTTACagccaccgccaccaccaccaccaccaccagccctgGTCCCTGGCTACAACGGGACCTCTAACCTCTCCAGTTACAGCTACCCATCTGCCAGTTATCCTCCTCAAACTGCTGTTGGTCCTGGGTACAGCCCCGGGGGTGCCCCGCCACCCTCGGCATACCTGCCGTCAGGAATCCCTGCTCCaaccccgctgccccccaccACCGTCCCCAGCTACTCCTACCAGGGCCATGGTCTGACGCCCATTGCGCCATCTGCCCTGACAAACACTTCAGCCAGCTCTCTCAAAAGGAAAGCTTTCTACatggcagggcaaggagaaATGGACTCCAGTTATGGAAATTACAGCTATGGCCAACAGAGATCTACACAGAGTCCCATGTATCGAATGCCCGACAAcagcatttcaaatgcaaacagGGGGAATGGTTTTGACAGAAGTGCTGAAACATCATCCTTAGCATTTAAGCCAACAAAGCAGCTAATGTCCTctgaacagcagaggaaattCAGCAGCCAGTCCAGCAGGGCTCTAacacccccatcctatagtactgCTAAAAACTCACTGGGTTCGAGATCGAGTGACTCGTTTGGGAAGTATACCTCCCCAGTAATGAATGAGCACGGTGACGAGCACAGGCAGCTCCTTCCTCACCCAATGCAAGGCCCGGGACTTCGTGCAGCTACCTCATCCAACCACTCTGTGGACGAGCAACTGAAGAATACTGACACACACCTCATTGACCTTGTTACCAATGAGATTATCAACCAAGGACCTCCTGTGGACTGGAATGACATTGCTGGCCTAGATCTAGTAAAGGCCGTCATTAAAGAGGAGGTTTTATGGCCAGTATTGAGGTCAGATGCATTCAATGGACTGACTGCTCTACCTCGGAGCATCCTTTTATTCGGACCTCGGGGAACAGGCAAAACGTTAATGGGCAGATGTATAGCTAGTCAGCTGGGGGCCACGTTTTTCAAAATCACTGGCTCTGGCCTTGTCACAAAGTGGttaggggaaggagaaaaaattgtCCACGCCTCGTTCCTTGTGGCAAGGTGTCGCCAACCCTCGGTGATTTTTGTTAGTGACATTGAtatgcttctttcttctcaagTGAGTGAAGAACACAGTCCAGTAAGTCGGATGAGAACCGAGTTCCTTATGCAGCTGGACACTGTACTGACTTCTGCTGAGGACCAAATAGTAGTAATTTGCGCCACAAGTAAACCGGAAGAAATCGATGAATCTCTTCGAAGGTACTTCATGAAACGACTTTTAATCCCACTTCCTGACAGCACAGCGAGGCACCAGATAATAGTACAACTGCTCTCACAGCACAATTATTGTCTCAATGACAAGGAGGTTGCACTGCTTGTCCAGCGCACAGAAGGCTTTTCTGGACTAGATGTGGCTCACTTGTGTCAGGAAGCAGTGGTGGGCCCACTCCATGCCATGCCAGCCACAGACCTTTCAGCCATTATGCCCAGCCAGTTGAGGCCAGTTACATATCAAGactttgaaaatgctttctgcaaGATACAGCCTAGCATATCTCAAAAAGAGCTTGATACATATGTTGAATGGAACAAAATGTTTGGTTGCAGTCAGTGa